One Anser cygnoides isolate HZ-2024a breed goose chromosome 6, Taihu_goose_T2T_genome, whole genome shotgun sequence genomic region harbors:
- the EAF2 gene encoding ELL-associated factor 2 — protein MNGAAPPPLFDPKERVLKLGETFEKQPRCAFHTVRYDFKPASIDTSCEGDLEVGKGEQVTITLPNIEGSTPPVTVFKGSKKPYLKECILIINHDTGECRLEKLSSNITVKKTRAEGSSKVQSRIEQQQQQMRNATKTPNNVKNSPPKEKMFLSSPMDDIERELKAEASIMDQLSSSDSSSDSKSSSSSSSSSENSSSDSEDEEAKPSLPMSMPYLQPQPTVSAIPQQAAPDKDASHNRSQESSGHMMNTLRNDLQLSESGSDSDD, from the exons atgaacggcgcggccccgccgccgctcttCGACCCCAAGGAGCGGGTGCTGAAGCTGGGCGAGACCTTCGAGAAGCAGCCGCGCTGCGCCTTCCACACCGTCCGCT ATGACTTCAAGCCTGCGTCTATCGATACATCCTGTGAAGGAGACCTGGAGGTTGGCAAGGGGGAACAGGTGACGATAACGTTGCCAAATATTGAG GGCTCAACTCCACCAGTGACTGTGTTCAAGGGCTCAAAGAAGCCTTACCTAAAAGAATGTATCTTAATTATCAATCATGACACTGGAGAATGTCGCCTAGAGAAACTCAGTAGCAACATCACTGTGAAAAAAACGAG AGCTGAAGGAAGCAGCAAGGTCCAGTCTCGTATcgagcagcaacagcagcaaatgcGAAATGCAACCAAGACTCCAAACAATGTTAAAAATTCTCCgccaaaagaaaagatgtttctgTCTTCTCCTATGGATGACATTGAACGAG AGCTAAAAGCAGAAGCCAGTATCATGGaccagctgagcagctctgacAGTTCGTCTGACTCTAAAAGTTCTTCATCCTCTTCATCCAGTAGTGAAAATAGTTCCAGTGATTCTGAAGACGAGGAAGCGAAGCCCTCTCTTCCTATGTCAATGCCGTATTTGCAGCCACAGCCTACTGTGTCTGCCATACCACAACAGGCTGCCCCTGACAAAGATGCCAGTCATAACAGATCCCAAGAGAGCAGTGGTCATATGATGAATACACTAC